Part of the Ciona intestinalis unplaced genomic scaffold, KH HT001066.1, whole genome shotgun sequence genome, aatcacaaagttacatacctgataacttgtaagcggacacgaggtgtatgaaacagaacacccatgttataacgactgtcgttagcccgccatgtgaggataaataagttacatacatgataacttgtaagcgggcacggggtgtatgaaacagaacacccgtgttataacgactgcggccgttgccccgcaatgcgaggataaataagttacatacatgataacttgtaagcggacacgaggtgtatgaagcagaacactcgtgttataacatctgGCGTTTTACGGCTACATTCGAATAaaacaagctacattcatttaagGCGCTAAACACCAGTTATAAACACCCAACCCATATCTACCTTCAAGGCCCGACAAACCATCTTACAGCAAGCATCCCCTTCGTTGgctttttgtttaacaaattcCTGAATCCCAGGAACAAGAATGAAAATCACTTTTCTTCCCGACTCGATCATTTTCATGAAGCTCTGTAGAAAACATGGCcaacttaaacaaaacatttaatgtgacataattttttatttaccggTATCTCATTAAATACAACAACCAAAatcttattatttatttcttcaaaaacaaatatcacaataaatatcaaattattTAGGTCGCAAAACAGTTAATTTTAGAAAacgaatttaaattaaaacaaacattatttcatttttactttgtttttcacTTGTTTTTTCCCCATGTTTTTCTCTATGTGTGGCAAAAGTGTTGGtatattgtattaaatatgCTGTAAGagctataaaaataaagatacAACAAGCTACAATATGTAGCCTATATGATACAAGAGTTTTGTATTGTATTAAATACCTCTGGAGGTAAATAAAGATACAACAATCTACATTATGCTTACCTGTTGTAATCTGAACACACTCCAGTTATCCTTGATGTATTCAGATGTTAGTATAATAACCACTCTATGACATTTTGCCATTGATTGAATAGAGCTTTCAGCAATGTCTGCAaagaactttatttaaaaagatttgaaatgttgtttataattagTGTTTCAACAAAACGAGAACAGTAAGGGgatataatttaaatgaatgaataaatgtaacttactttattctcgcgtggctggaaaacgacagtcgttatcacatgggtttaacacctcgtgccagcttacgagttaccatgtatgttactttgtgggtgattattttttgggggggatttttttttatgtatggctgataatttggacaatccattagtgaccactgggttggagcaattgccattaagtcttgcacaaggacacatatgcccacaatttaaataacaaagatATAGAATTAGCAGTAAAATAATAGATGCAAAACATGCTGTTGATTAAAGGTGGGGGAAATAGCACCAGTTAAAAAATTGTGGTTGTTCCgcagaataaaaacaaaattgtggTTGTTCcaccaaataaacaaaattgtggTTGTTCCAccgaataaaaaaaattgtggttGTTCCAccgaataaaaaaaattgtggttGTTCCAccgaataaaaaaaattgtggttGTTCCACcgaatacaaacaaaattgtGGTTGTTCCAccgaacaaaaaaaaattgtggttGTTCCAccgaataaaaaaaattgtggttGTTCcaccgaaaaaaaaaaaagtggTTGTTCCACcgaatacaaacaaaattgtGGTTGTTCCACCGAATAATAACAAATTGTGGTTGTTCCAccgaataaaaacaaaattgtggTTGTTCCAccgaataaaaacaaaattgtggTTGTTCCACCGAATAATATTTGCGTCAACTTTATCTACATAAAACTTGATAAAACATCCCtgtgtaaaactatataaataatgataaacaatataaacccACATCCATTTGATTGACCATCACGATTTTCATCGAACAGTCGGTAACCGAGTTTCTCCAACGTATCACGTGTTGTTGCTAAAGCATCGCGCGATTGCTGTTGCGAGAAAATATCCATTTCAGTTGAGTACTGGTACGACAAATATGCTCCAAAATCATTCGTCTCTGAAAAGATTAGTAGTTTTAGTGTTATGTGTCATTTAGGGTTCAGTGCTCTGCAGGGATGTCTATATAGAACATAGGTATAACATTTGTAAAGGTGTTTTTCACAGCATATTAATTACAAGTGCTCTATTTAATATGGTGCAgtggagaagatggaacacctttgcattctattttcccgacccatttggtagtaaacaaagaacatttaatgaattattaaaccatattctcacgactccaatagaccgttgttaattgtttaaaacatgatcaagatatttggatattatgtgttaaatgtgtcttcccccactctactatatctgAGAAAATACCCGATAGCTTGAGCGttcttaattatttaaaccagtttttattttagtgtatGATATTGAACCAAGgtaaagatatttttacctGAAGTGTAGgctttgaaatatttcttcCAAAAAACTTTTGTGTAGACTTGAAAACAGCAAGCTAACAGTATCACTGCCAGTACAATTATCAGCAAAACACTCAGACCAACTGAGAGGCCGACAACTAAAGGGAAGTTGTTGACGTTTTTTTCCATTATGATAACAGAAGCGTTACTGTGGCCGAATTTCTTTGAAGTTGTTTCAACTGAGATGGTGTACGTCCCCAGGTCACTCACTTGAAGGTATctagaaataaaaagataattaacCCATAGTACTAGCCGATACCACTCAATATTTTGGGGGGATATAACATAATATTCGTTTATCTTTTCAAAAACGATAATAAGACCAAATTATTCAAAGAAGGAAGAGAAGGGAActaacaacaaaatttaacacaatttttttgaaatgcTTTTAGAAacattgttgttaaatttagatcacatttgagcatttctaaCCGTACACAAATTATGGTTTTGCATTGGCATACCTATTTAAGTATTCAGCAAATTGTAGCCTATATAATGGGTGAAAACAAAAACGTAAGAAtgatataaactttattttagctTTTTCGGCAAAAATACACGTATAAATATGCCTGGAAACAACAGTATATAGCATGAATGATATGTAGTGAATAACAGCTCATAATCATTAAAAAGCTTTCTGTGGTACTTACGGTATATGCAGGCGCAGTGTGATTATTTCAGGACCAATTTGTCGTTCCGCAGCTGTAGCAACATGGGAGTAACACGTTTGTTCAAGGTtgctgtttaatataaaataaatgaatgaatgaatgaaatttatttcgtctcttcggtcacaaTAACATAGAACAAGAGAGatgacaaaagcgaaaagatgggtagtaacggtaaaacaacagttgtaaaaaCCCGcttattgaaatatattataaagtacCCATATTCCNNNNNNNNNNNNNNNNNNNNNNNNNNNNNNNNNNNNNNNNNNNNNNNNNNaaagtaacatacatggtaactcgtaagctggcacgaggtgttataacaactgtcgttttccggccacgcgaggataaagtaagttacattcattcattcatacaataGATGGAAAAAACGGGAcgcctttagctcataatattcaaatttgatatttttttaagcaattaacaacagtctatgggagtcgtgaaaatacgtcTTTATAATTcctaaaatgttctttgtttactaccaaatgtgacaagaatacagaacgaaaatgtgtcccatcttccccaccctactatatgtgtagtcccttttttattctaatttttctttatatttggtagtaaacaaataacattgaatgaattataaaaccttatcctcacgactctctcaggctgttgttagttgtttagaACACGgccaggatatttagataatatatgttaaaggtgtcccgtcttcccccaccccactacacATATTATATCCATACGTTAGATTGGCTCCATCGCATAGTAAGCGTTGTTGAAGTCGGTCGACGGCCGTTGCCCAAGTTGACTTGACATTCTATAGTGATGTTTTCaccaatggtagcagagtAGAGAGAATGCTTACAGTGGGTGCTGGGTTGCGTGTTCGGGAATGTAGCGgctggaaaaatattttaattcaactTGCATGTTTGtcataactcgtaagcgagcgtaaagtgtatgaaacataacacccgtgttataacgactgtcgttgccccgccatgcgaggataaataagttacatatctggtaaattgtaagcaggcatgaggtgtatgaaacagaacagtcgtgttataacaactgttgttgccccgccatgcgaggataaaaaagttacatacgtggtaacttgtaagcaggcatgaggtgcatgaaacagaacacctgtgttataacaactgttgttgccccgccatgcgaggataaaaaagttacatacgtggtaacttgtaagcaggcatgaggtgcatgaaacagaacacctgtgttataacaactgttgttgccccgccatgcggggataaataagttacatacgtggtaacttgtaagcaggcatgaggtgtaggtaacagaacactcgtgttataacgactgtcgttgccctgccatgtgatgataaataagttacaatcacaGGCACAGatgtaaagttatataaactACTTACGTCTCGCGCATATTGTGTAGTGCACAACGTAACGTTGAAGTCCGTTGTAGGTAACCAGACAAGTATATACACCAGCGTCGTCGTAGGAAAAATTCGGTATACTGAGCTGTTGAAGTGAATACCatgtaaatatgttgtaaTATGATTGAATAATAATCTATATATGATATGGGTAAAGTCTTACACTCTGCTAagatatataactttgtgggtgattgtttcttgtatggctgacagtttggaaaaccgattagtgaccactgggttggagcaattggaATTAAGTGCCttgaacaagaaaaaaaacgcCTACAACGGTAGCAGGGAAGATGAAGAAGAAATGAAAATTGTTTCGTCTCTTTGGTCACGATAACGGAAAACGggagttgacaaaagcgaaaatacAGGTAGtaaaggtaaaacaacagttgttaaaacacgcttattgataaaacagaaagatataatgttttggataaaattaGTGACCGTTACAGGTTACATACTAACCTTATTAACACTGCCTTCCGATCCTTGCAGTATGGTCGCATTGGGAGGAATTGCTGAGCAATTACGAAACCAAGTCCCATTCATGCTCTTCGCTGCTGTTGGTCCAAGTGGCGAATTCAGGGAACCGGGAACTAAGGATCGTAAACCTTAATTAAGCtttgaatatgaatgaatgtaatttatttatccttacatggcggggcaaacggcagtcgttataacacgggtgttctgtttcatacacctcgtatccgcttacgagttaccacgtatgtaacttgtgggtgattgttttctgtatggtcgacaatttagacaacccattttatgcagcgaggcatgccatgtAGGGCCCTGGATTTAtggcagagttggcccattaccccaacgaTCACTATATCAAAGAAACTCATTTATTTACCTTCGCAGCTAAAAATTTGTCGTTGACCGACAGAACCCCTTGTTTTAGAAgaagttttgattttaaactatCCTCGCAAGTTTCTATTGGGGCTCTCGGCTATAACGATGTGCAGCTCACTGTAGTAACATTTATTGGTGTCAGCGCCCTGTAAGTAATTAAGCATTATTTATCTGNNNNNNNNNNNNNNNNNNNNNNNNNNNNNNNNNNNNNNNNNNNNNNNNNNACACGCTTGTTGATTATacagaaagaaataatgttttggataaaattaGTGACtgttacaagttacatactAACCTTATTAACACTGCCTTCCGATCCTTGCAGTATGATCGCATTGGGAGGAATTGCTGAGCAATTACGAAACCAAGTCCCATTCATGCTCTTCGCTGCTGTTGGTCCAAGTGGCGAATTCAGGGAACCGGGAACTAAGGATCGTAAACCTTAATTAAGCtttgaatatgaatgaatgtaatttatttatccttacatggcggggcaacggcagtcgttataacacgggtgttctgttttatacacctcatgcccgcttacaagttaccaagtatgtaacttatttatccttgcatggcggggcaacgacaatcgttataacacggttgttctgtttctgcacctcgtgtccgcttacgagttaccacgtatgtaacttgtgggtgattgttctCTGTATGGtcgacaatttagacaacccattttatgcagcgaggcatgccatgtAGGGCCCTGGATTTAtggcagagttggcccattaccccaacgaTCACTATATCAAAGAAACTCATTTATTTACCTTCGCAGCTAAAAATTTGTCGTTGACCGACAGAACCCCTTGTTTTGGAAGAAGTTTCGATTTTAAAACTATCCTCGCAAGTTTCTTTGGGGCTCTCGGCTATAACGATGTGCAGCTCACTGTAGTAACATTTATTGGTGTCAGCGCCCTGTAAGTAATTAAGCATTATTTTTCTGGCGTAAATAATACAGCGCATCGATGACCTGTAAAATACATGAATGAAATTTTTCGTCTCTGTCACGAACTCAATATAACGAGGAACgggaaagtttacaaaaagcaaaaagaGGCGTAGtaaagataaaacaacagttgttaaaacacaaaacagtaAAGAATTACCGTTTTAGATAGAAATTGTAACCGAAGTAATTGAACATTTTGTATCAAGTGCAACTGATGAGATGTTATATTAGGTGTTGGCGGTAcagtaagttggggtaagataaaaatatacttaaatTATTCAACGGAAGCTTGGCGACTCTGAAagtgcgttgttaattgttaaaacacaattaggtaatatggaatattatattatgacgACATCCATCTTACTTTAACGCAATAAGTCTATATCATAGTTCTATTACTATACATACTTTTCCTTGTAGAATAAAATTGACAGGTGAACTGGCTTGCGTGTCTGGGTTTTCATAGTTGTAATATAATGCGTCGTCGAAGTCGCCCGTTTGGTTTAGAAGAACCACGTGACTATCCATGTCCCATATGATGCACtgaatatataaagtaaacgTTACTTGTATTTATGCTCCCGATGTTTCAACTTGtataaagaaaaaactttCTAATCAGGTTGGTCGTATTCATCATGTTGAAACGACACATAGAAAGAAAGCGAAAAATGCTGATTCGTTGAGTAAGAAGAATCGAGACACAACTACgcaaaaggtgtatgaaacaaaacacccgtgttataacgagggtaaataagttacttacatCTATAACAATGCGACAATACAAGTCACAAAACTTACCGTGAATACGGAATCATCTTCGAGTTCAATCTCAAAGTTCTCGCAATTAATCGAGTAAGGCCAACCCCTATAAACGACCCACGTCTCATTGCTTTTATTGCTGTCAATCAATGTACAGTTTGTTGGGGAATTGAAGTCAACTGTGAAAGATAAtatgaggtaagatgggataccgttagtatattgtactgtggggcaagatgggataccgttagtatattgtactgtggggtaagatgggataccgttagtatattgtactgtggggtaagatgggataccgctAGTATATTGTACTGCAccaagagaagggaattagcagcaaaataacagtcgttaaaagttaaaacacgctaccgGTAAAAGCTACTTGAACAAAATAAGAAGAATAGTTTCATTGTGTTTTACCTCGGTTTATAACGCTGACTCCAGCAACAACATGCAGCCAAACGGTTATCAAGGTAATACAAAGATATTTATGCATCCTAACTTCCATTGCAGatctgtttaaatacaaaaggattatatagtagggtgggggaagatgggacaccttttcattatattttctcgtcctatttagtagtaaacaaaaaacattctaagaattctaaaaccatattctcacgactcccatagaccgttgttaattgtttaaaacacgaccaggatatttggataacatgtgctaaaggtgtcccatctttccccaccttactatatcaCTTACAAACattgtaatattatatagCCTGCAGAGAAAATACAcaacgtttttataccagatgagccgtcgAAAAGTTGCTTACATCATAATAACTTTCacttgtctcttcgattacggtagcgaatataaaaaatatttaaaaataaaatgacagaaaatagcgataaaacaacattttacaaaCCCTATGCCATATATACAAGCGCATTGGGCTCCGAAGTGATTATGAAGCAAGCGAAACAAATCCTCGTTTTTATAGCGAACCTCTTGGGTCAAAGCCAAGGGCGTTTTATTTTACCCCTCTTTTTGTGTTAACCCGGGCGTTAAGCGTCTCTCTATctcatattctcacgactcccataggatATACAGGGGTGTATAGGTATTAACGCTTGGGTTAACACGAGGGTGAAAAGAAACCACGGGGTTTCCTAGTGAcgtaaaattttgcaaaaatccCCCAAGATTCAGGAACACCCTTTTGTGTGGGGaagatattttgttacattCTAAAAGCGGAAAGAGCTTTTTGTAAAACgggaatattttaacttttttatatttaccctTTGCgttgtaaaaaaaggaaagtatttttggatattatgcgctaaatgtgtcctgtcttccTCACCCTACAATATAAGGTATGCACGACATAGCCCTTGTTATGATATCCAGGATACGATCTTtctaaattaaattgaaagttCATGTCCAGGATCGATTCAAAGCTTcgatttttgtctttttatcaTGCGAGGGTTTTGCATTGATTTAAAATGCTCGTTGTAGTTTATATTGGGTTTCCAGTTTTCAAAAcactttgaaaatcaagtaGACAGTGATACGGTGtgtataccgttgttaatatcGGCCGGCTCgcttgtatagtagggtggggtgagaCGAGACACATTTTTACTccgttttctcgtcccatttgatagcaaaataaaaaaaacattataagagttataaatccgtattctcgcgacttctatagaccgcatttatctgtttaaaacacgatctggatatttggatattatttgctaaaggtgttccatcttcccaaCTCTActatgtgttttaatttacaacgATGTCACTGTAtgaggtttaaaaaaaaacctgtCAGCTTTATATTACGAAGTGCCAGCTTTATATTACGAAAAATCCCCTCGAAAAAATAGCacctacaaaattacatacgaggtaacttgtaagcaggtacgagttgtttaaaacagaacacctttgttataacgactgtcgttgccccgttgTACAAGGaaaaataagctacatacgtTCAAGCATTTTCAATGCTGCAAGCTTAATAAGTATCTCAAGTAGTATTTACCAAAACACACAATTTTCACTGTGATCATAATAGAAAATGTTATCAAAACCTGTTGGTTTACAACCGCAATGGTTCTATTTAAAACTGCTCAAAGACAATAATACAATTTCTTGATGAGAAATTTCGCGGGACAGAATAAACATGTGAGTTCATGGTCGTTGTAGTCGCGTATTAATAATTTAGTGAACGGTTTAACTCCAAGCAACGTGAGAACGATTTCTCTCGGCGTTTTTTCTGTTGGAAAAGAAATAACTTTAACAAACTAATTTGTGACGAGCGTCTGAGTGTTTTTGACTTGATAAACCTTAACACAAAGCAAAACGTCCGCTGTTACTTATTTTCTTAATgactatagtactgtggggtaatatgggacatctttggaagttgtgaggatacggtttttgaattatttaaatgtttattgttttataccaaatgtaATAAGAagatggaatgaaaaggtttcccatattccccaccTTAATAAATTACTCGAGGCGAAAACGGGGCTTTTTGAGGCAATTTAGGAACCACCTTAAAAGCTGGTCTAGCCGGAATACCAGCATATAGACTTTCAACAATACATAATACGATTCCTGATCTTGCTAAAAGGCCGTTCTTTTCATCTTTTGTGTCAGTACTAAATAGGAAACCCCCCGCGGCTAATATAGGAACATGTTAAACCTTAAACTCGACGTTACATTTTAGTGTTTTACACagaaaagttcatttttttccaaattttgaAGCGTTATCTGAtttctaataataaattcCTATCTATTTCCGTAGAA contains:
- the LOC100184423 gene encoding uncharacterized protein LOC100184423; translated protein: MEVRMHKYLCITLITVWLHVVAGVSVINRVDFNSPTNCTLIDSNKSNETWVVYRGWPYSINCENFEIELEDDSVFTCIIWDMDSHVVLLNQTGDFDDALYYNYENPDTQASSPVNFILQGKGADTNKCYYSELHIVIAESPKETCEDSFKIETSSKTRGSVGQRQIFSCEVPGSLNSPLGPTAAKSMNGTWFRNCSAIPPNAIILQGSEGSVNKLSIPNFSYDDAGVYTCLVTYNGLQRYVVHYTICARPATFPNTQPSTHCKHSLYSATIGENITIECQVNLGNGRRPTSTTLTMRWSQSNVWI
- the LOC100186819 gene encoding single Ig IL-1-related receptor-like; amino-acid sequence: MEKNVNNFPLVVGLSVGLSVLLIIVLAVILLACCFQVYTKVFWKKYFKAYTSETNDFGAYLSYQYSTEMDIFSQQQSRDALATTRDTLEKLGYRLFDENRDGQSNGYIAESSIQSMAKCHRVVIILTSEYIKDNWSVFRLQQSFMKMIESGRKVIFILVPGIQEFVKQKANEGDACCKMVCRALKLNHAIIWSDDKKFNLRKFKLQLDVAMPKINPHSTSLPTPMNENGNGKPNGYHRGISTATDVTELNSPRYLSDGVDVYFPTVDENGTQDAQV